A window of the Branchiibius hedensis genome harbors these coding sequences:
- a CDS encoding helix-turn-helix domain-containing protein: protein MGLPIERHLLRARDLADHRYDEPIGVADMAAAAGLSQAHFSRAFRETFGISPHGYLLTRRLERAATLLRNTDHDVARVCAEVGLTSVGSFTTSFKRMYGQTPTQYRAEFAQTPRFAIPGCVVRREARPQLRTFREDPATPTS, encoded by the coding sequence CTCGCCGATCACCGGTACGACGAGCCGATCGGGGTGGCGGACATGGCCGCAGCCGCCGGGCTGAGTCAGGCGCACTTCTCCCGCGCGTTCCGGGAGACATTCGGCATCAGCCCGCACGGCTACCTGCTGACCCGTCGCCTCGAACGCGCCGCCACCTTGTTGCGCAACACCGACCACGATGTCGCACGGGTCTGTGCCGAGGTGGGGCTCACCTCGGTCGGCAGCTTCACGACCAGTTTCAAGCGAATGTACGGCCAGACGCCGACCCAGTACCGGGCCGAGTTCGCGCAGACGCCGAGGTTCGCGATCCCCGGCTGCGTCGTCCGCCGAGAGGCCCGACCCCAACTGCGCACGTTTCGAGAAGACCCGGCGACTCCCACCTCGTAG
- a CDS encoding VOC family protein, whose translation MSITISSINVWVHDQEVALDFWTTKVGFELRSDWSFPEMPGFRWLTVGPKDQPDIEIVLMSIPGAPVFTDEQHDLVEKAMSTGLIGAVFLVTDDVRRDYAELSAKGVEFYEKPEERPYGIDCGFRDPSGNMIRLAQMTIS comes from the coding sequence GTGAGCATCACCATCTCCAGCATCAACGTCTGGGTCCACGACCAGGAGGTCGCCCTTGACTTCTGGACCACCAAGGTCGGCTTCGAACTGCGCTCGGACTGGAGCTTCCCCGAAATGCCCGGCTTCCGCTGGCTCACCGTCGGCCCGAAGGACCAACCGGACATCGAGATCGTCCTGATGAGCATTCCCGGCGCCCCCGTCTTCACCGATGAGCAGCACGACCTGGTCGAGAAGGCCATGTCCACCGGGCTGATCGGCGCGGTCTTCCTGGTCACCGACGACGTCCGCCGCGACTACGCGGAGCTGTCCGCCAAAGGCGTCGAGTTCTACGAGAAGCCCGAGGAGCGCCCCTACGGGATCGACTGCGGCTTCCGCGACCCGTCCGGCAACATGATCCGCCTGGCCCAGATGACCATCAGCTGA